In Danaus plexippus chromosome 17, MEX_DaPlex, whole genome shotgun sequence, one DNA window encodes the following:
- the LOC116771283 gene encoding fumarylacetoacetase, translating to MKSFIEYSANTDFPIENLPYGVFTSPKNAQKHIGVAIGDWILDLHVISHLFSGPLLKGKQHVFRDDKLNSFMGLTKAHWIEARATLQSLLDASNTKLKNDSELRQKAFVKQSEATMHLPAEIGDYTDFYSSIHHATNVGIMFRSKENALMPNWKHLPVGYHGRSSSIVISGTPITRPYGQTLPIEGADPHFGPSRLMDFELEMACFVGGPPTALGERVSARHAEERLFGFVLMNDWSARDIQKWEYVPLGPFTAKNLGTSISPWIVTIEALRPYIVDNYPQDPEPFAYLKHDDKFNFDIKLEVDVKTDKSPVANTICRSNYRFMYWTVKQQLAQQTVSGCNLRPGDLLGSGTISGDTSDSYGSMLELSWKGTKPIRLQNGEERKFLQDGDTVILRGYCINEIGVRIGFGKCEGKLLPALPFKE from the exons ATGAAATCCTTTATAGAGTATTCTGCGAACACAGATTTCCCGATTGAAAATTTACCCTACGGTGTATTTACTTCGCCCAAAAAt GCCCAAAAACATATTGGAGTCGCGATTGGTGATTGGATTCTGGATTTGCATGTGATCTCTCATCTATTCTCAGGACCTCTACTGAAGGGAAAACAACATGTTTTTAGG GATGACAAATTGAACTCGTTTATGGGATTAACAAAGGCGCACTGGATTGAAGCAAGGGCCACTCTTCAGAGTCTTCTGGATGCGAGCAATACCAAATTGAAGAATGACTCCGAATTGCGACAAAA GGCGTTTGTTAAGCAATCCGAGGCTACCATGCATTTGCCAGCTGAGATCGGAGACTACACGGATTTTTACTCCTCAATCCACCACGCCACAAACGTAGGCATCATGTTCAGAAGCAAAGAGAACGCTCTCATGCCAAACTG GAAACACTTGCCAGTGGGTTACCATGGCCGCAGCAGCTCCATCGTCATTTCTGGCACTCCGATTACAAGACCCTACGGTCAAACATTGCCTATTGAAG GAGCCGATCCTCACTTCGGTCCATCTCGTCTCATGGACTTCGAGCTGGAGATGGCCTGCTTCGTGGGTGGTCCACCGACGGCGCTTGGCGAACGAGTCTCCGCCCGTCATGCCGAAGAACGCCTGTTTGGATTCGTACTGATGAATGATTGGAGTG CTCGTGATATCCAAAAATGGGAGTACGTGCCGCTCGGTCCATTTACTGCCAAGAACCTGGGAACATCCATTTCCCCCTGGATCGTTACCATAGAGGCACTGCGTCCGTACATCGTGGACAACTATCCCCAGGATCCCGAGCCGTTCGCGTATTTGAAACACGACGATAAGTTCAACTTCGATATCAAACTCGAGGTGGATGTTAAGa CTGACAAATCTCCTGTGGCAAACACCATCTGTCGCTCCAACTACCGCTTCATGTACTGGACCGTGAAACAGCAGCTAGCTCAGCAGACTGTCTCGGGCTGCAACCTGCGTCCTGGGGACTTGCTTGGATCGGGAACCATTAGCGGGGAT ACATCTGATTCATATGGCAGCATGTTAGAGTTGAGCTGGAAAGGAACCAAGCCAATCCGCTTACAGAATGGAGAAGAAAGGAAATTTTTGCAAGATGGCGACACAGTAATATTAAGAGGATATTGCATAAACGAGATCGGTGTCCGCATCGGTTTCGGAAAATGCGAAGGAAAGCTGCTTCCGGCTCTACCTTTCAAAGAATGA